One stretch of Gouania willdenowi chromosome 16, fGouWil2.1, whole genome shotgun sequence DNA includes these proteins:
- the LOC114478134 gene encoding tumor necrosis factor receptor superfamily member 11B-like → MKARIAQSNPAMKLILLFTASLSWAFQQQAVPPKYKYKDPVTSDMRLCDQCPPGTAVKKHCTADTPTDCQPCPESHFAENWHWGDTCQYCTSVCKERQLVKQHCNSTHDQLCECAPGFHLVVEFCITHSTCPPGSGVSAVGTPISDTVCERCPDGYFSPGSSSTKPCHPHRNCSELGLKTLRWGTSTSDSLCSRQDKKATLDCLHRHTLCHTDVTLCEEAVFQSLASLRLSSVPLERLLESLPGRRVDPKILDRLKKSCSPQQQVLHLLRLWREQNKDQDKLYGIIKGVNHCERKVSRCNNLKNLTLDDLMKVTHSLPGVKVHDDDIRAVMSTCLPRQYVLQLLYLWKTENYNLDLAKGLSHSLRVLRNQGAPRYLLKGLKKINRIIGTTSAHKMYDKMFVGMLQDKSCFKAYKPLNE, encoded by the exons ATGAAAGCACGGATAGCACAGTCCAACCCGGCCATGAAACTCATCTTG CTCTTCACGGCTTCTCTTTCCTGGGCCTTTCAGCAACAAGCTGTGCCACCGAAATACAAGTACAAAGACCCCGTGACCTCTGACATGCGGTTGTGTGACCAGTGCCCTCCTGGCACAGCTGTGAAAAAACACTGCACTGCTGACACACCCACAGACTGCCAGCCCTGTCCCGAGAGCCATTTTGCAGAGAACTGGCACTGGGGGGACACATGCCAGTACTGCACATCT GTTTGTAAAGAGAGGCAGTTGGTGAAGCAGCACTGCAACAGCACTCATGACCAGCTGTGTGAGTGTGCTCCAGGTTTCCACCTAGTGGTGGAGTTCTGTATCACACACAGCACCTGTCCGCCTGGCTCAGGTGTCTCAGCCGTAG GTACACCGATCAGTGACACAGTGTGTGAGCGCTGCCCAGATGGATATTTCTCTCCTGGCAGCTCCTCCACAAAGCCGTGTCACCCTCACAGAAACTGCTCAGAGTTGGGATTGAAGACACTGAGATGGGGCACGTCCACCTCGGACAGTCTCTGTTCCAGACAGGACAAGAAGGCCACCCTGGACTGCCTGCACCGTCATACTCTGTGTCACACTG ATGTGACTCTGTGTGAGGAGGCAGTCTTCCAGTCCTTGGCCTCTCTGCGACTGTCCTCGGTGCCACTCGAGCGACTGCTGGAGAGTCTCCCTGGGCGGAGGGTGGATCCAAAGATTCTAGACCGGTTGAAGAAATCCTGCTCCCCCCAGCAGCAGGTGCTCCACCTTCTGAGACTGTGGAGAGAACAGAACAAGGATCAGGACAAGCTCTATGGCATCATAAAAG GTGTAAACCACTGTGAGCGGAAGGTCTCCCGCTGCAACAATCTCAAGAACTTGACCCTGGACGACCTGATGAAGGTCACCCACAGCCTGCCAGGGGTGAAGGTTCATGACGATGATATCCGAGCTGTGATGTCCACTTGTTTGCCCCGGCAGTACGTCCTACAACTACTTTACCTTTGGAAAACAGAAAACTACAACCTGGATCTGGCTAAAGGTCTTTCCCACAGTCTGAGGGTGTTACGAAATCAGGGGGCGCCACGGTATCTGCTTAAGGGCCTGAAGAAGATAAACCGCATCATTGGGACCACATCGGCGCACAAAATGTACGATAAGATGTTTGTGGGAATGCTTCAGGACAAGTCCTGTTTTAAAGCATACAAGCCATTAAATGAATAG